The following coding sequences are from one Candidatus Wallbacteria bacterium window:
- a CDS encoding carboxypeptidase-like regulatory domain-containing protein, producing the protein MRKKIYSFRFGTKKSAVSLPIALIILFLYFSVSAVSAKARLIRLNAAPADKTLQSAPSIQPHPTVQPNQQPRIAKTIAPLMQSKSLVPAISNEIELYSGWNLISLGLQPTSGSIEVIFAAISSSMHYVMGFLRDTGTGENEGFRTYMNLPGIKEFSNLLTMDGYHGYWVYMISDATLEVSGTRIYESREQTMKSGWNLVGSWINADSSLPTALDSSETVIDTIFNQHPISGKVRYIMGFYRNPSDKGPEGFRTFMNNSAINFSTLSSMLPAYGYWFYMEGDGILRYGNRILSGTVTDDQTGLPVSGAGIFLLNTTYATETDSSGYYEFSDIPAGTYTVIVKCDGIVTKTIPDVNVQ; encoded by the coding sequence ATGAGGAAAAAAATCTATTCTTTCAGATTCGGTACCAAGAAATCCGCAGTCAGCCTGCCCATTGCTCTGATTATCTTGTTTCTGTACTTTTCAGTTTCTGCTGTATCTGCCAAAGCCAGGTTGATCAGGTTAAATGCTGCTCCAGCAGATAAGACACTGCAGAGCGCTCCATCCATCCAGCCACATCCCACGGTGCAGCCAAACCAGCAACCTCGCATAGCAAAGACGATTGCTCCACTCATGCAGTCAAAAAGCCTCGTCCCTGCAATATCTAATGAAATTGAACTCTATTCCGGCTGGAACCTGATTTCTCTCGGCTTGCAGCCGACCTCTGGCAGCATTGAAGTGATCTTCGCAGCCATCAGCAGCAGTATGCACTATGTAATGGGATTCTTAAGGGATACCGGCACTGGGGAAAATGAGGGTTTCAGGACATACATGAATTTGCCGGGTATCAAAGAATTCAGCAACCTGCTTACCATGGACGGATATCATGGATACTGGGTGTACATGATTTCCGATGCTACTCTGGAAGTCAGCGGGACAAGGATCTATGAAAGCCGAGAGCAGACCATGAAGTCCGGCTGGAATCTGGTCGGCAGCTGGATCAACGCCGATTCTTCGCTTCCTACAGCACTCGATTCGTCTGAAACAGTGATAGACACAATTTTTAATCAGCATCCAATTTCCGGGAAGGTCAGGTATATCATGGGATTTTACAGGAATCCGTCTGATAAAGGACCAGAAGGTTTTCGTACATTCATGAATAATTCAGCGATAAATTTCTCCACCCTCTCTTCAATGCTACCTGCTTATGGATACTGGTTCTATATGGAAGGAGACGGCATTCTGAGATACGGGAATCGAATATTATCCGGTACTGTCACGGACGACCAGACGGGTTTGCCTGTCTCAGGAGCTGGAATCTTTTTGTTGAACACCACTTATGCTACTGAGACCGACAGCAGCGGGTATTACGAGTTTTCCGACATCCCTGCCGGTACATATACCGTGATTGTTAAGTGCGACGGGATTGTAACCAAAACCATCCCTGACGTCAATGTGCAATAA